From a single Ooceraea biroi isolate clonal line C1 chromosome 12, Obir_v5.4, whole genome shotgun sequence genomic region:
- the LOC105284240 gene encoding uncharacterized protein LOC105284240 has product MSSSATSSHEPMTAMTTTTTTTTTMIADATELDSDGSSCGERDVWKRVRADSVDVGAGPKKRRKQTTPVRFSSDLAHEDEHEDEVSEGKTASSRSPLPSVDDQHQYHHQHQPSPSSKDENLNSEFRCQHCGRLFDSDEVLNVHVDCEHSGASRSTPGVAVKVEPTQQLDQANDGPVSLLSVKNFATTWLTTSGGQQHVQSQTQMQPQMQPSQSEDSWSAAGSVSQIVTMTNHLQPLPGFPSALAQYLPLPGFPLTDPQHVPRSTLGPMPIKIFNPEAYCDMCKKEFCNKYFLKTHKANKHGIYVDSPTPSATATDATGVFGAGVFASANYHAGNASVKLEPPATPPHRHFRNEEASSRKQKTPNESSIVESQSSSDGCQSAINQLSQNEEDRETSRDSSNGMEALLKQEYGVEQEDASYMPAPRHLSPQSIQQARDSGFSADLLRRLGVINPEAFCEICCKEYCNKYFLRTHKMKRHGVIVQDNERSPGNPTGTTTWHQVQTSPLNLIVAETATTVAGAGSDTNERTDDYECKPCDIRFQTASLYRTHCRKMHEGEEHVSPKHEYDLDGADQRTDTISEDLQKLQTMIIQLNGLDSSKGLSCAVCGKECDSRLALRVHMATEHGVAGDEAQLSPQDKSPPTVSTVFCTLCEKDYPSQEALRRHISKEHQHSIVSSAVTLSSLQSTPAIASSANSTLTNQTTSSQATTTTSITTTTTATTTGTMDSKMIPTTCYCEICEKHLCNKYFLKTHMQRMHGIEIENGAQIVGVICNICNKELCSKYFLRVHKHNTHGIVDDTTSSSSSSSVAGTTLAKQETYDASTGADDSALKSSEQLGDLSHRYFTEVCPICSRRFRSVKWLKAHLMSDHGKTGIDKWRELEQQYQATPKISGNSGRSVAKNIQTPSLKIPNGFEVAQQIKPADYANLGNQVLSNLLGSSSEEHQLKNYRCGYCNFNTPVLPFLFLHERSHVSPQESLECDRPLQCPICSQDFHQPELLHQHLLTKHQFPTLLSQFQNPLLNNLRPDIDVKLNDHAKDRADLDARNDHAECSPQTADRGVPDVARNQRQDDNAVQVTPQGAYKCAQCGYATTNLNRIKKHVRKDHKAIGDPTESVIAELSKTLRDVANKQKVPACYAMPQDMNSNPDKTIMQPFLIEEQDLMQAGAESSSAKRFAPALVYLPVKSRIANALTASFTLTPA; this is encoded by the coding sequence ATGTCATCGAGCGCAACGTCGTCGCACGAGCCGATgacggcgatgacgacgacaacgacgacaacaacCACGATGATAGCGGATGCAACGGAGCTGGACAGCGATGGTTCCAGTTGCGGGGAGCGCGACGTTTGGAAACGCGTCCGCGCCGATTCCGTCGACGTTGGCGCCGGGCCCAAGAAGCGCCGGAAGCAGACCACACCGGTGAGGTTCTCGTCCGATCTCGCGCACGAGGACGAGCACGAGGACGAGGTCAGCGAAGGTAAGACAGCGTCGTCGCGATCGCCGTTACCGAGCGTCGACGACCAACATCAGTATCATCACCAACACCAACCCTCACCGTCGTCGAAAGACGAGAATCTAAACAGCGAGTTCCGTTGCCAGCACTGCGGCCGGCTCTTCGACAGCGACGAGGTGCTCAACGTCCACGTGGACTGCGAGCACAGTGGCGCGAGCCGATCGACGCCGGGCGTCGCCGTCAAGGTAGAGCCGACGCAGCAGCTGGACCAGGCCAACGACGGTCCCGTGAGCCTCTTGAGCGTGAAGAACTTCGCGACCACGTGGTTAACCACGTCCGGCGGTCAGCAGCACGTGCAGTCGCAGACGCAGATGCAGCCGCAGATGCAACCCTCGCAGAGCGAGGACTCGTGGTCGGCCGCCGGTTCGGTCAGTCAAATCGTCACGATGACGAATCATCTGCAGCCGCTCCCGGGTTTCCCGAGTGCCCTCGCTCAGTACCTACCCCTACCGGGTTTCCCGCTGACAGATCCCCAACACGTCCCTAGATCCACCCTCGGTCCGATGCCGATCAAGATCTTCAACCCGGAGGCGTACTGTGACATGTGCAAGAAGGAGTTCTGCAACAAGTACTTTCTGAAGACGCACAAGGCGAACAAGCACGGTATCTACGTGGACTCGCCGACTCCGAGCGCGACGGCGACAGACGCAACTGGCGTATTCGGCGCGGGTGTGTTCGCCTCCGCGAACTATCACGCTGGTAACGCGAGCGTGAAGCTAGAACCGCCAGCGACACCGCCGCACCGGCATTTCCGCAATGAGGAAGCTTCCTCGAGGAAGCAGAAGACGCCCAATGAGTCGTCGATCGTGGAGTCGCAGTCATCGTCGGATGGCTGTCAATCTGCTATCAATCAGCTGTCGCAGAATGAGGAGGATCGCGAGACGTCACGCGACAGTTCCAATGGCATGGAGGCGCTTCTGAAACAGGAATACGGCGTCGAGCAAGAGGACGCCAGCTATATGCCGGCACCTAGACACCTATCTCCTCAATCCATCCAACAGGCGCGGGATTCCGGCTTCAGCGCCGATCTCCTGCGTCGTCTGGGCGTGATAAATCCCGAGGCGTTCTGCGAGATCTGTTGCAAGGAGTACTGCAACAAGTACTTTTTGCGCACACACAAGATGAAGCGACACGGTGTCATCGTGCAGGATAACGAGCGATCGCCCGGCAATCCCACCGGCACGACCACCTGGCACCAGGTGCAGACCAGTCCGTTGAACCTGATTGTCGCCGAGACTGCTACTACTGTCGCCGGCGCGGGTTCGGACACCAACGAGCGCACTGACGATTATGAGTGCAAACCATGTGATATCCGCTTCCAAACGGCTAGTCTGTATCGGACGCATTGTAGGAAGATGCACGAGGGCGAGGAGCACGTTTCACCAAAGCACGAATACGATCTAGACGGTGCCGATCAACGTACTGACACCATTTCAGAGGACCTGCAGAAACTGCAGACGATGATCATACAGTTGAACGGTTTGGATTCCAGCAAGGGATTGTCCTGCGCCGTGTGCGGCAAGGAATGTGACTCGAGACTAGCTCTGCGAGTTCACATGGCGACTGAGCACGGTGTTGCCGGCGACGAGGCTCAGCTGTCGCCACAGGATAAGTCACCCCCGACCGTATCCACAGTCTTCTGCACCCTTTGCGAGAAAGACTATCCTAGTCAGGAAGCACTGAGGAGACATATCAGCAAGGAACATCAGCATTCGATCGTCTCCAGTGCCGTTACTCTCTCGTCGCTACAATCGACTCCCGCGATTGCTTCTTCCGCAAATTCGACACTGACCAATCAGACTACGAGCAGCCAAGCCACGACAACGACATCAAtcacgacaacgacgacggcgacgacaacGGGCACGATGGACTCGAAAATGATACCCACGACGTGCTACTGCGAAATCTGCGAGAAGCATCTGTGCAATAAATACTTCCTGAAGACGCACATGCAACGGATGCACGGCATCGAGATAGAGAACGGCGCACAGATCGTCGGCGTGATCTGCAACATCTGCAACAAGGAGCTGTGCAGTAAGTACTTTCTGCGCGTTCACAAGCACAACACCCATGGGATCGTGGACGATACTACGTCGTCCTCTTCGTCGTCATCGGTGGCAGGAACGACGTTAGCCAAACAGGAGACCTATGATGCCAGCACCGGCGCGGACGATTCGGCGCTCAAGTCGAGTGAACAACTGGGTGATCTCAGTCACAGATACTTCACCGAGGTGTGTCCGATCTGCAGCCGCAGGTTCCGCAGCGTCAAATGGCTGAAAGCGCACCTGATGAGCGATCACGGCAAGACGGGTATCGACAAGTGGCGCGAACTCGAACAGCAGTATCAGGCGACACCGAAAATCAGCGGGAATAGTGGCAGGAGTGTCGCGAAGAACATTCAAACGCCGAGTCTAAAAATCCCGAACGGCTTTGAAGTAGCCCAGCAGATCAAACCGGCCGATTACGCGAATCTGGGGAATCAGGTGCTATCGAATCTCCTCGGCTCGTCGTCCGAGGAGCACCAGCTGAAGAACTACCGCTGCGGCTACTGCAATTTCAACACCCCCGTGCTGCCGTTCCTTTTCCTTCACGAGCGATCCCACGTGAGTCCTCAGGAGAGCCTCGAGTGCGATCGACCGCTGCAATGTCCGATCTGCTCACAAGACTTCCACCAACCGGAGCTGCTTCACCAGCACCTGCTCACCAAGCACCAGTTTCCCACTCTGCTGTCGCAATTCCAGAATCCTCTCCTGAACAATCTCAGACCGGACATCGACGTTAAACTGAACGATCACGCGAAGGATAGGGCCGACCTGGATGCGAGGAACGATCACGCGGAATGCAGTCCGCAGACCGCGGATCGCGGTGTCCCGGATGTCGCGAGGAACCAACGGCAGGACGACAATGCGGTGCAGGTGACACCTCAGGGCGCGTACAAGTGTGCGCAGTGCGGCTACGCGACGACGAACCTGAATCGCATCAAGAAACACGTACGAAAAGACCATAAGGCGATCGGCGATCCTACGGAGAGCGTGATTGCCGAGCTCAGCAAGACCCTGAGGGACGTGGCGAACAAGCAGAAGGTACCGGCTTGCTACGCGATGCCGCAGGATATGAATTCGAATCCGGATAAGACCATCATGCAGCCGTTCTTGATCGAGGAGCAGGACCTGATGCAGGCGGGTGCCGAGTCCAGTTCGGCGAAGAGATTCGCGCCTGCTCTAGTCTATCTACCGGTCAAGTCGAGAATTGCCAACGCCCTGACCGCTTCCTTCACCCTCACTCCTGCCTGA